The Fibrobacter sp. genome has a window encoding:
- the hrpA gene encoding ATP-dependent RNA helicase HrpA — protein MNKHRNTKFQELKRPPVRYTEGLPILERKDEILSAIIKNQVIIVAGETGSGKTTQLPVICLEAGRGRYGKIGCTQPRRIAAISIARRVAEELGCNVGEEVGYKIRFHDHDSRSTSIKFMTDGILLAEIEKDPSLRCYDTLIIDEAHERSLNIDFLLGYLRKLLPERPDLKLIVSSATIDTRLFSESFGKAPVIEVSGRVYPVELLYLSDDSKEVSEETYVDSAVKAAEDLLDLYPSGDMLIFMPSERDIRETCDRLSGLHRPDLLVLPLFSRLSRSEQDLIFKQMNKRKIVVATNIAETSITVPNIRFVVDTGLARISQYVPRLRTNRLPIEPISRASADQRKGRCGRVMDGVCIRLYPEQSFLERDQFTIPEIKRANLAGVILSMMAHRLGDIETFPFLEPPSRSAVSEGYALLRELGAIDSANNLTPLGKKLAQFPLDPHIARMIIAAKEENALREVLIIAAGLSIVDPRERPFDKQAEADAMHKKFTVTGSDFLSFVRLWDAYQQEWDSLKTQNKMRRFCKDHFLSFNRMQEWHDVHQMLSETVKGMKSFVINSNPASPDAIHRSLLTGLLSNCAHKTDTGRYRGFRGKEVLIFPGSSLYGNKPEWIVCHEIVETSQVFARTVSPIDPSWLEQLASHLITKSYSEPWFDSETGFVRATERISLFGMMIVEHSGVSFGKISPSLATEIFIRQGLVEEQLNGSYPFYNNNKSVRREIENLEKKLRSRTLFAGEGAIEQFYASKLSNVSSVHDLNRIIKEKGSDKFLFMTRDDLLVSEIPESAADFPDRVTIGDKKFPLKYAFEPGAESDGITLRVSVKDVHCVSANSLGYLLPALWPAKILELLRGLPKETRKKLMPLNEKAKELSKVISVSSQSFEHCLAEAIEALYGISIDPMLLSESNLPDHLALRIEVHDDKGKVISAGRGAAILKAVTRNDKGSLSGKNDAFSKYEKSGLTGWPGDSIPDHIEVIRPANGVPLYGYPALKDSGSAVDFVLCKTASEAQKMHLSGVKKLMEISLTDEFAWIEREVRFSQQLRLLCASLGGVDRIRNSLIMSIREFLLDFGTDIPRNKLQFDKALSEAHNKTRGIGYEVLSLLENTLQQYNVNIALIRKENNTRFAPLKQELISDLDSYIEEITGEIRFTRFRQFPRYLKAFGLRIQKSFLEPLKYRQKKQELTKYSDTLEKLTCKEIYSPLWYGIEEYHAMIEEYGISLFAQQEIKTLFPVSGQRLDKKLAQLKLLQIKT, from the coding sequence GATCTGCCTTGAGGCCGGAAGGGGCAGGTACGGAAAGATCGGATGCACACAGCCCAGGCGAATCGCAGCTATATCTATCGCACGCAGGGTCGCAGAAGAACTTGGATGCAATGTCGGAGAGGAAGTTGGATACAAGATCCGCTTTCATGACCACGACTCCAGATCGACGAGCATCAAATTCATGACTGATGGAATACTTCTGGCAGAGATCGAGAAAGATCCCTCACTTCGATGCTACGACACCCTCATCATCGATGAGGCCCATGAGCGCAGCCTCAACATAGATTTCCTTCTGGGGTATCTAAGGAAACTGCTCCCTGAACGTCCGGATCTCAAACTCATTGTCTCATCTGCAACAATCGATACCAGGCTTTTTTCGGAAAGCTTCGGGAAAGCACCTGTTATAGAGGTTAGCGGGCGTGTTTATCCAGTAGAACTCCTTTACCTCTCAGATGACAGTAAAGAGGTCTCTGAGGAAACGTATGTGGATTCTGCTGTAAAGGCAGCAGAGGATCTTCTTGACCTCTACCCCTCAGGCGACATGCTTATTTTTATGCCTTCTGAAAGGGATATCCGGGAGACATGTGACCGTCTTTCAGGTCTCCACAGGCCGGATCTGCTTGTACTCCCCCTCTTCTCCCGTCTCAGCAGATCCGAGCAGGACCTGATTTTTAAGCAGATGAATAAAAGAAAGATCGTAGTTGCCACCAATATTGCGGAAACCTCGATCACAGTCCCCAATATCCGTTTTGTCGTGGATACCGGTCTGGCACGCATTTCACAATATGTACCCAGGCTGCGCACAAACCGCCTGCCCATAGAGCCAATCTCCAGAGCTTCCGCTGACCAGCGTAAAGGGCGCTGCGGAAGAGTCATGGATGGCGTATGTATAAGGCTTTACCCGGAACAAAGCTTCCTGGAACGGGACCAATTTACAATTCCGGAAATAAAGCGGGCGAACCTTGCCGGAGTAATTCTCTCCATGATGGCACATCGTCTGGGTGACATCGAGACTTTCCCATTTCTTGAACCACCCTCCCGCAGCGCTGTTTCCGAAGGCTATGCACTTCTTCGGGAACTGGGTGCCATCGATTCCGCAAACAACCTCACACCTCTTGGCAAAAAACTGGCTCAATTTCCGCTTGATCCTCACATAGCAAGGATGATCATTGCGGCAAAGGAGGAGAATGCACTGCGAGAAGTATTGATTATCGCAGCAGGACTCTCTATTGTCGATCCACGTGAGCGTCCCTTTGATAAGCAGGCAGAAGCTGACGCGATGCATAAAAAGTTTACTGTCACAGGATCGGATTTTCTGAGTTTTGTAAGACTTTGGGATGCTTATCAGCAGGAGTGGGACTCCCTTAAGACCCAGAACAAGATGAGGAGATTCTGCAAAGATCACTTTCTCTCCTTTAACCGCATGCAGGAGTGGCACGATGTTCATCAGATGCTTTCCGAAACTGTAAAGGGAATGAAAAGTTTTGTTATCAACTCAAACCCGGCGTCTCCTGACGCGATCCACAGGTCTCTTTTAACCGGACTCTTATCCAATTGCGCACATAAAACAGATACAGGCAGGTACCGTGGATTCCGCGGGAAGGAAGTACTGATTTTTCCCGGATCGTCACTTTACGGTAATAAACCGGAATGGATAGTCTGTCATGAGATTGTAGAGACATCTCAGGTTTTTGCCCGTACCGTCTCCCCCATCGACCCATCCTGGCTCGAACAACTCGCCTCACATCTGATCACAAAAAGCTATTCTGAGCCCTGGTTTGATTCGGAAACCGGTTTTGTACGCGCTACGGAGCGGATTTCCCTGTTCGGGATGATGATTGTTGAGCATTCAGGTGTTTCTTTTGGAAAAATAAGCCCCTCACTGGCCACAGAAATCTTTATTCGACAGGGACTGGTTGAAGAGCAACTTAACGGAAGTTATCCCTTTTACAATAACAACAAGTCAGTTCGAAGAGAAATCGAAAATCTCGAGAAAAAACTGCGCTCCAGGACCCTTTTCGCAGGTGAGGGGGCAATCGAGCAGTTTTATGCGTCAAAATTATCGAACGTATCATCTGTACATGATCTTAACAGGATAATAAAGGAAAAAGGAAGTGATAAATTTCTCTTCATGACCAGAGATGATCTTCTGGTATCAGAGATTCCCGAATCTGCGGCAGATTTTCCGGACAGGGTTACAATCGGAGACAAAAAGTTTCCGCTGAAATACGCATTTGAACCCGGAGCTGAAAGTGACGGGATCACATTGAGAGTGTCTGTAAAGGATGTCCATTGTGTTTCCGCAAATTCCCTTGGATATCTGCTGCCGGCGCTCTGGCCTGCAAAGATCCTTGAGTTGCTTAGAGGACTTCCCAAAGAGACACGCAAGAAACTGATGCCTCTCAATGAAAAAGCCAAGGAGCTTTCAAAAGTTATCTCTGTTTCATCACAATCTTTTGAACACTGCCTGGCTGAGGCAATAGAGGCGTTATATGGGATCAGTATCGATCCCATGCTTCTTTCAGAATCAAATCTTCCCGATCATCTTGCTTTGCGCATAGAAGTGCATGATGATAAGGGGAAAGTAATCTCTGCAGGAAGAGGAGCCGCGATATTAAAGGCTGTAACCCGGAATGACAAAGGCTCTCTGTCCGGAAAAAATGATGCATTCAGCAAGTATGAAAAAAGTGGTCTTACAGGATGGCCGGGAGATTCTATTCCTGATCATATCGAGGTAATCAGACCCGCCAACGGAGTTCCCCTTTATGGCTATCCGGCACTCAAGGATTCCGGATCTGCAGTCGATTTTGTATTGTGTAAAACCGCTTCCGAAGCACAGAAAATGCACCTGTCTGGTGTAAAAAAACTGATGGAGATTTCCCTTACTGATGAATTTGCATGGATTGAACGGGAAGTTAGATTCTCTCAGCAACTCAGACTTCTCTGCGCATCTCTGGGAGGAGTCGATCGTATCAGGAATTCGCTGATAATGTCCATACGTGAATTTCTACTTGATTTTGGAACCGATATTCCCCGGAATAAATTGCAGTTCGACAAAGCCTTATCAGAAGCACACAACAAGACAAGGGGAATCGGCTATGAAGTTCTTTCTCTTCTTGAGAATACTCTTCAACAGTACAATGTCAATATTGCCCTGATCAGGAAAGAAAATAACACGCGTTTTGCACCCCTTAAACAGGAGCTTATATCAGATCTTGACTCTTACATTGAGGAAATTACCGGGGAGATCCGCTTTACCCGTTTCCGCCAGTTCCCCAGGTATCTAAAGGCCTTCGGACTCCGTATCCAGAAATCGTTTCTGGAGCCCCTCAAATACCGGCAGAAGAAGCAGGAACTGACGAAGTATTCAGATACACTTGAAAAACTGACCTGTAAAGAGATCTATTCTCCTTTGTGGTATGGGATAGAGGAATACCATGCCATG